The following proteins are encoded in a genomic region of Ictalurus punctatus breed USDA103 chromosome 15, Coco_2.0, whole genome shotgun sequence:
- the prim1 gene encoding DNA primase small subunit has translation MSTSDYDSACLPDLLPLYYRRLFPYSQYYRWLSYGGVSKNYFQNREFSFTLKDDIYVRYQSFSTQNDLEKEMQKMNPYKIDIGAVYSHRPSQHNTVKSGTFQALEKELVFDIDMTDYDDVRSCCSAADICSKCWTLMTIAIRILDRALREDFGFQHLLWVYSGRRGVHCWVCDEAARKLSVAARSAVAEYLSLVKGGEETVKKVVLSDPIHPFISQSLVVVEHYFLQYAIVGQDLLGSKASVDKVLSLLPEDILHELLNTYQTEKNPMKRWEHLRTAVHQKRTTIKKGGQYFDKEIMLQYCYPRLDVNVSKGVNHLLKSPFSVHPKTGRISVPIDLKTLDKFDPFKVPTISLICEELDKPLTAEEAEEEVKDKENETESGERRKLRDYKQTSLAKYVKLFDQFLDAMARSRKGEMLKKSDLQKEF, from the exons ATGTCGACCTCCGACTATGACTCTGCTTGTTTACCGGATTTGTTGCCACTTTATTACCGTCGACTTTTTCCATATTCACAGTACTATCGGTGGCTGAGCTACGGCGGCG TGTCCAAGAACTACTTCCAGAACCGCGAATTCTCATTCACTCTCAAAGATGACATCTATGTTCGGTACCAGTCGTTCAGCACCCAGAATGACCTGGAGAAGGAGATGCAGAAAATGAATCCGTATAAGATCGACATTGGTGCAGTTTACAGCCACAGG CCGAGCCAACACAACACGGTGAAGTCTGGAACGTTTCAGGCTCTGGAGAAGGAGCTGGTGTTTGATATTGACATGACTGACTACGATGATGTTAGAAGCTGCTGCAG TGCTGCAGATATTTGCTCTAAGTGCTGGACTCTGATGACCATCGCCATTCGGATTCTGGATCGTGCGCTGAGAG AGGACTTTGGCTTCCAGCACCTCCTGTGGGTGTACTCGGGCAGGAGAGGAGTGCATTGCTGGGTTTGTGACGAAGCCGCCAGGAAGCTGTCAGTGGCGGCTCGTTCGGCTGTGGCCGAGTACCTCAGCTTAGTCAAG GGTGGTGAGGAGACTGTGAAGAAAGTTGTGCTATCAGACCCCATTCACCCTTTCATCAG CCAGTCTCTTGTTGTAGTGGAGCACTACTTCCTTCAGTATGCAATCGTTGGACAGGACCTGCTGGGCAGTAAAGCAAGTGTTGACAAAGTGCTCAGCCTGTTACCTGAAGATATCCTTCAT GAGCTGTTAAACACGTACCAGACTGAGAAGAATCCAATGAAGCGCTGGGAACATCTAAGGACTGCAGTGCACCAGAAAAGG ACCACTATTAAGAAAGGAGGCCAGTACTTTGATAAGGAGATCATGCTGCAGTACTGCTACCCACGCCTGGATGTTAATGTCAGTAAAGGAGTCAACCATTTACTGAAAAGTCCATTTAGTGTCCATCCTAAAACAG GTCGAATTTCTGTACCAATTGACTTGAAAACTCTGGACAAATTCGACCCTTTCAAGGTTCCTACAATCAG CCTTATCTGTGAAGAGCTGGACAAACCCCTAACTGCTGAGGAAGCGGAAGAGGAGgtaaaagataaagaaaatgaaaccgAATCTGGTGAACGGCGCAAACTAAGAG ATTACAAGCAGACTAGTCTGGCTAAGTATGTGAAGCTCTTTGATCAGTTTCTGGATGCTATGGCTCGTTCTAGAAAAGGGGAGATGCTGAAGAAAAGCG ATCTCCAGAAAGAATTTTAA